The sequence below is a genomic window from Phaeodactylum tricornutum CCAP 1055/1 chromosome 27, whole genome shotgun sequence.
TTTCCTGCCGAATATTGGAAGGTGTCCCGGTGAAAGCGATCGCGCTCGTCCGGGCGTTCCGCACCGCTGCCAGCGTCGTCCACCGCCGTCTGTCGTTAGCAGAGTAGGCTACGACGCGACAAGGGTGAGAACCCAACTGTCCCGATGACCCAAATAAGTAAGTGGTGAGAGCCGAAAATGACCCGTCGTCGCCGCAGCAACGTCTCGAACTAGCGGCTCTCTGGCGTCCTTTCCGTGAACCAGTTTACAGCTACAAGACTCACTGGAAATACCCGGAAATTGTGAGTTGTGGAGACTTGGGTCCATTTGGATaacgatcgatcgatcgctCGCTGGGGAACTTTCCCACACGGAACGTTTGGGACGCCTCTGGCGAGGAACTCGACTTTCGGCTGACCATTGTCCAGCGTGTCGGGTTCTAGAGTGGGGTGCTGTACCATGCACGTGCGTAGCAGTGTTGTCGAACGAGCGTTGGCGTGGAGTCGCCTGGATCCGAACGAAACCACGGCCCGGTACGTCGACCATTTGCGGTCGCAGTCGACAACGGTGACACCTCCGGGGGGAACCATCCATGCTCACGATCACGCCGTCGCTCTGGCGGAACTTAACAAGCTCTTTCCGGAAACAGGAGAACGGATTGCCTTTGGTACTGCCGGTCTTCGATCCGCCATGAAACCGGGACCCTTGGGAATGAATGATCTGGTCGTTGTGCAAACGGCACAAGGCCTCGCGCGGTATTGCCGAGCTCAAGCCGAGTTGACCGAGGAATACGttgcaaacaacaacaatagccGTAAATTATGCGCAGTTGTGGGGTACGATCATCGGGCCAACCCGTCTCTGCAGCTATCGTCCTTGAGTTTCGCCTTGTTGACGGCCCTGGTCTTTCGACACGCTGGCTGGGAATGTTTCTTGATGGACGGCTTTGTTGCGACGCCGCTCGTTCCCTTTGCTCTTTCGCAAATCAGCAACGCCGTCGTGGGAATTATGATTACCGCCAGTCACAATCCCAAACAAGACGCGGGCTATAAAGTATACTGGAACGACGGTTGCCAAATCCGTCCCCCAGTCGATGCCGGGATCGCGCACGCCATTTTGCAAGAATTGCAGCCCTGGATGGACTATCGAAGAGAACTAGCCACGCAACGAGCAACCTTGACGAATGATCCGTGTTTGGGATTGAGTGACGCTGCACGCACACAAGGCATGATTCGAGCCTACTTGGCCAGTATTCAAGCATCGGGACTGGTTACCGCCCAGGGTGCGCTCATCgtggacgattccgtcaGTTGGAAGCGACCGCCACCCAAGTTTTGTTACACAGCCATGCACGGGGTTGGCCTCGCGTTTGTGCGACAAAGTTTCGACGCCTTTGGATTGCCCGAATTTCTCAGCGTTCCCTCGCAGCAGAAGCCGGATCCAGCCTTTCCGACGGTACCCTTTCCCAATCCCGAAGAAGCGGGTGCTCTCGATCTGGCCAAGGCCTTTGCTGAGGAACAAGGTTGCAGGATCGTGCTCGCCAATGATCCTGATGCGGATCGATTAGCCGTCGCCGAACAACAGGACAATGGCTCGTGGACGGTCTTTACGGGCGATCAAATTGGGGTTCTGCTCGGGCACTGGCTATGGAGTAGACTCGGCCCTGTCTCCGACAAACCAATCGCCATGTGTGCCTCAACGGTATCGTCTCGTATGTTGGCGGAAATTGCCGCCCGGGAAGGCTTTTATTTTGAAGACACATTGACAGGCTTTAAATGGATTGGGTCCAGAG
It includes:
- the PGM_2 gene encoding phosphoglucomutase (Catalyzes the interconversion of D-glucose 6-phosphate and alpha-D-glucose 1-phosphate.), with the translated sequence MHVRSSVVERALAWSRLDPNETTARYVDHLRSQSTTVTPPGGTIHAHDHAVALAELNKLFPETGERIAFGTAGLRSAMKPGPLGMNDLVVVQTAQGLARYCRAQAELTEEYVANNNNSRKLCAVVGYDHRANPSLQLSSLSFALLTALVFRHAGWECFLMDGFVATPLVPFALSQISNAVVGIMITASHNPKQDAGYKVYWNDGCQIRPPVDAGIAHAILQELQPWMDYRRELATQRATLTNDPCLGLSDAARTQGMIRAYLASIQASGLVTAQGALIVDDSVSWKRPPPKFCYTAMHGVGLAFVRQSFDAFGLPEFLSVPSQQKPDPAFPTVPFPNPEEAGALDLAKAFAEEQGCRIVLANDPDADRLAVAEQQDNGSWTVFTGDQIGVLLGHWLWSRLGPVSDKPIAMCASTVSSRMLAEIAAREGFYFEDTLTGFKWIGSRAAELHRSGSYRTIFCYEEAIGFCCGDLIFDKDGVTAAAVFAELALDSYRNGRTLAEHMQTLYDKYGEFVSNNGYFILDDPTVVPAIMDRITNHGAFETLDSVGTYAIDSIRYLGEPSYDSTTPDRKPTLPTSQSSPMLTIRLVNGCVAQFRASGTEPKFKYYIELKGAPGVDRKVVEAELRTVSSVLLQELLQPSKFGLKQP